The Chthoniobacterales bacterium genome includes a window with the following:
- a CDS encoding response regulator, translated as MTSPGVTRPLCICLVENHPDTLRFLKLYLEQNGHQVHTAVTLEQALRLLAELDCDVLLSDIGLPDGDGWELMRQVSKPIYGIAMSGFGMNADREKSRAAGYRHHLLKPFMPEELDTLLAEAIQERG; from the coding sequence ATGACCTCACCCGGCGTCACGCGTCCCCTCTGCATCTGTCTCGTAGAAAACCACCCCGACACCCTGCGTTTCCTGAAGCTGTATCTGGAGCAAAACGGCCATCAGGTTCACACCGCCGTCACTCTCGAACAAGCCCTGCGGCTGCTTGCCGAGTTGGATTGCGATGTGCTCCTGTCCGACATTGGCCTGCCCGACGGCGATGGCTGGGAACTCATGCGCCAGGTGTCCAAGCCGATCTACGGCATTGCGATGAGCGGTTTCGGAATGAATGCCGACCGCGAAAAAAGCCGTGCTGCCGGGTATCGTCATCACCTGCTGAAACCCTTTATGCCCGAGGAGTTGGATACGCTCCTCGCCGAAGCGATTCAAGAGCGGGGCTAA
- a CDS encoding dihydroorotase, producing MSSILLKNGRIIDPASHRDAIGDLLVIDGKISDSSSSVLAAEVIDCTNLVIAPGLIDLHVHLREPGQSAKETIASGTRAAAAGGFTSVVCMPNTSPTVDSPSVVSWIKEKAAAEGVINVFVTGAITKGIAGEELAPIGSMFKAGIVALTDDGRCIQNHELMRRALEYARMFGLVVMDHCQDTNLVGKGVMHEGRVSTELGLPGWPAIGEEIIVQRNAMLAELCETPIHCQHLSSGGSVRILREARSRGIPLSGEVCPHHIALTDDSIRGFDTNFKMNPPLRTQRDIDLLIGGIADGTITVLASDHAPHCNYEKEVEFDQAPFGILGLETEFGLFHDILVRKNRAIDLPRLIALLTLEPARLLGLDRGTLAVGAVADITLIDPSLAWTVNKDASASRSRNTPFHGHELTGRAVRTIVGGKTVWEIGQ from the coding sequence ATGAGTTCCATTCTTCTCAAAAACGGCCGCATCATCGACCCGGCCAGCCATCGTGATGCCATTGGCGACCTGCTCGTCATCGACGGAAAAATTTCTGATTCGAGTTCCAGTGTGCTCGCGGCCGAGGTGATCGACTGCACGAATTTGGTCATCGCGCCCGGCCTCATCGACCTGCATGTCCACCTGCGCGAGCCGGGTCAATCGGCCAAGGAAACCATCGCCTCCGGCACGCGCGCCGCCGCCGCCGGGGGATTTACCTCGGTCGTTTGCATGCCGAATACGTCGCCCACGGTCGATTCGCCGAGCGTCGTTTCCTGGATCAAGGAAAAGGCCGCTGCCGAGGGTGTGATCAATGTTTTCGTCACCGGCGCGATCACCAAGGGCATCGCCGGCGAGGAGCTGGCACCCATTGGTTCCATGTTCAAGGCCGGCATCGTTGCCCTGACCGACGACGGGCGCTGCATTCAAAACCACGAGCTGATGCGGCGCGCCCTCGAATACGCCCGCATGTTTGGCCTCGTCGTGATGGATCATTGCCAGGACACCAACCTGGTAGGCAAGGGCGTGATGCACGAGGGCCGCGTGAGCACCGAACTGGGCCTGCCCGGCTGGCCGGCGATTGGCGAGGAAATCATCGTCCAGCGCAACGCCATGCTCGCCGAGTTGTGCGAGACGCCCATTCATTGCCAGCACCTGAGCAGCGGCGGCAGTGTGCGGATTTTGCGCGAAGCCCGGAGTCGCGGGATTCCCCTTTCCGGTGAGGTCTGCCCGCATCACATCGCGCTCACCGATGACTCGATTCGCGGGTTCGACACCAATTTCAAAATGAATCCCCCGCTCCGCACCCAGCGCGACATCGACCTGCTCATCGGCGGCATCGCGGACGGCACGATCACCGTTTTGGCCAGCGATCACGCGCCGCATTGCAACTACGAGAAGGAAGTGGAGTTCGACCAAGCTCCCTTCGGCATCCTCGGGCTGGAAACGGAGTTTGGCCTTTTTCACGACATCTTGGTGAGGAAAAATCGCGCCATCGACCTGCCGCGCCTCATCGCGCTGCTCACCTTGGAACCGGCGCGTTTGCTGGGGCTCGACCGGGGAACGCTGGCTGTCGGAGCCGTGGCCGACATTACGCTGATCGATCCCTCACTCGCCTGGACGGTGAACAAGGACGCTTCCGCCAGCCGCAGCCGCAACACCCCATTTCACGGCCACGAACTGACTGGTCGCGCCGTCCGCACCATTGTCGGCGGGAAAACGGTTTGGGAAATTGGGCAATGA